The genomic segment atggcaatcactgatagtcacatttctgacatatattctagtcagaaataactctattctagtaaaatatgactaaaaaatagtcaaatatgactagaataacagttgcacccagctgaccctattaaccaGTCAtgtttgactgatttgtttttagagtgtagtagtagcagtattagtagtagtagtagtatagtagtagtagtagtagtagaagtagtagtagtagtagtagtagtagtagtagtagtagtagaagtagtagtagtagtagtagtagtagtagtagtgaatgaaaatattgggggggcaaacatatcattttgtccccccaataattccggatatgcattaaaaaaaaaacaagattgtaatgttcagcaagcgagattgagatacacaactcgttctttatttaaaatcgtgctcaaaatgtccgattttcagattggaatataaaaattttcagctcgcgcttcgcgctcgcatcatttctgtagcaaaaacccatacttttcatgattaaatatattatatatatatatatatgtgtgtgtgtgtgtgtgtgtgtgtgtgtgtatatataatatatatatatatatatatatatatatatgtatgtgtgtgtgtgtgtgtgtgtgtgtgtgggtgggtgttttgtacgatcgagcgcctttggaacgttaatgatttcgccccccccaatctgaaaaatggatcgacgcccctggtagtatagtactagtagtagtactagtagcagcagcagatagtaatagtagaagtagtagtagtagtagtagtagtagtagtagtagtagtagtagtagtagtagtagtagtagtagtattagtagtagtactagtactagtagtagtagtactagtagcagCAGCAGATCATGGCAATAGTAGAagttgcagtagtagtagtagtagtagaagtagtagtagtagtagtagtagtagtagtagtagtagtagtagtagtagtagtagtagtagtagtagtagtagtagtagtagaagcagcagTACAATAAAAAGTAAAAGTAGTATAGGATATAAATAGTAGACCAGTAATTGCCTTTGTTTTCCATAATGTACGGAGAAATTTAATCAATAGGCATTTTTGACCTCTGAATCCGTACTTCAAGtcagaaaaaaagtattttgggTTTCTTGTCATAGATACTGGTATGATATACACCTGTCGTATGCAGGAAGTTAAAGGGggatccagccttggccattaaatgttgtgttgggaaggagaaaaataaattagacagaatggtgaaagtttgaaagaaatcggacaaacaataagaaagttatagctgctttaaaattaagatcactaatactatatagatttcaaattggcaactgggtaagtaaattatgacaaggggcaaggacaacttttccataggccatgtactttattatcagggatttgtggttttctcctaagtacccattcccctggggcagtaatctagatataacccaggtagtatattgttttatgtcctcatgaaagaaaaatcccggggggggccacttacattgacgagtggataccatgcgcgaccaaaaaaacacgtaaaaaggatgtctttttcacgatagggcacgttacgtacgtaacgtgataagggtgtcaaaaacacaaaaataatgaaaaaagggtatctatttcgctaggacaattacgtgtttagggtcgaatttgcggggatgataaattaaaattaaaatgttttataaaggatgtcctttttgccccaacacttcgtgtttagagtccaatttgcgcgaggtgtagaagatggggtcgtactaaaccaaattaggtaaagccgacgaccgaaggacccgtaacaataaaacattcctgtacttgtttaggggttcatttcagggaatatttgccaagagtatcgttttgtttccaatacttgttaagggtagggtttcacacgccaaaacttgttaaggggtgcattttcagaatatggaaattacgtgtttagggtgcttttcgagaccccatggtcgcgcatggtatccactcgtgaatggaactggcccccccgggagaaaaatataatttgaaataaaactttttggaaaaatgacattttagccataatatgtattggagtacatggaagagtagtccttgcctgacatcactatgacatcccatatgtggccaatttgaagtctccatgggtatagtgattaccaatatttacaacttttaaaaattcataacttttttgttgtttgtccaatattgtccaaactttcacctatcaacttgtctgatttttattttccttataaaaacaagtttttatttgggttggattttGAGAAGCATGTAGAAGACGAAGGTTGAATAAGGTAAGTACCATGAGTACGAAAGAGCTGTCTgttaatttcatctttttaagCATATCAGAATTGGAAATTTATATACTGTTCCAAAACATTAAACATTATAATAAACATATGATAACATTAATTAGGACTGATATAGTTGAAGATAAATGATGTAGGCTATGTACAGACAAAATATTTGGATAACCAGGAAAAAGTCACAAAGAAAGGCACATTACATAAACTGTAATAGTCGAGCTCGGGGCGAGGGAGGtctttatattattatgtatatacTTACCATTCGTTTTGCACGACATTTGGTAAAGATTCCGAGGACTCCCCCAGTTATGTACAGCTGTAGTAACAAATATTACACAATGGAAGTGGTTTCAACAAATTAAGGCAAGCAATATCGAACAATCTCGTTTCATGCAATTCAGCAATAGATAAACTCCAACTATTCTTTATATATACCTCAATTTCAATCATTATATAGACCTAAtcttcttgtcattttttttttatttagaaatgTTTGATAAACTCATTACCGGTCCTCACTAATTCACATTCTcataaattttgatttacctAGACGAATGTAGCATAACGTAAGACAgttgtgattttttaaattttcgcaTATTTTACGCGAATccctttaattttcttttgacaGAAATACTAATGACGAGACTCTTCATCAACATACAATCGGTttacaacaatggcaattgCTCATGTTCAGAAAGAAttcaaaactttgtttcacattaatgaggagaaaatcataATATTCCTTTAGTCATTTAGTGAGTGGAAGATATtggtttcctcatttgcataccgacctggATTTGCATACAATTGTTTGGTGAACTTTcttaattatacattatttcaatgaaactttcagcatttaGCTATTTCGAATTTCtcgttttattcaaatcaactttattgTGGTGTGGACCTGACCTTTATATATGGTCTTTGTAGATTAAACGTCTGGATTCATGTTGATACTCATTTCAATAAAAGGCTTGATACATTATTTAATTGTCGTAAATTCTGTCCAATTCTTTTACATTAGAGAAACTAGGGGAATTTCATTTAGAACAAGAATAATGTTTCAGTCGTTTTGTAATCTTTTAAGATATCACTACATTCTTTGATTTCGAGTGTTTAAAAGTACCCATCCAACACATACTGCAAATTTATTTACAGCAAAAACCTGTGCAAAATGGCAAGTTAACCACCACTCTCAAATACTTCCAGGGACACGTAAATTGCAAGGTacgaacagaaaaaaaaatttcgatCGTTTACTTGTGGTTGTTTTACATTCGttgaatttgttttgttttatctacTTTCTTTCGAGTGTACTAAATAACACTCGGTGGCATATTGATGGTATTGTGAAGCAATTCTTTAAAGCATTAATTGAAGAGGCTATCTGAGAGGGGTCACTTACCACAACTCCACACCCGATGTCCATGGCTGGTATCATAGGCCCAATTGTTGCCTTGGCAACGTAAGCAAATATACCGATGAGTATGATGACCACACCCATGATAATCTGCATCAATGAGAGTATCCTTGTGATACCAGAGTTGTATTCTGGCAAGTAATGActctcatcctcctcctcctgtcTCTGTCTCATGTTGGTAAACAACCCTCTGCATCCTTTCCCTCCTCTAGCTACTCGTCCTAGATCCCAGGACCTCTTGTTCATAGAGCTGGTATGTATGACGAAGTCTGGATTGGTCGTTTCGAACTCGTGGCTCTTCGATGATAGCGAAGGTGACATGGTGAGAGGATCGAATAGGACATCGTTGGTGTCCCATGCTCCGTTGCTTTGTCCTGTATGACCCTTCGCCATGGCGTGGCTGTGGGCGTAATGATACATTGTGAATAGTTTTAGACAGGTATTATCTTCAAGTTTTCACAATAAAGGGGTTATAATGTAACACAATTTTCTTATATATTGAGCTTGTGTCGATGGGGTATGTCCCAGTCCTTAATCCGTCCACGTCGGTTCACCTTTAGCAGAATTTTACAAAGTCACAATTGCGAAAATGTTGCACGGGCATCAATAAATATTATAGTTGTTTATACACATGTAACTCTCAGGAAAAATATTTCAGCAATACAGTAACtgatccttgttttttttatattcattgacATTGCTCCGAGTCAAGAATAGAAAAATGACAGTAAATTCGCGCGTGAATACCATGTGAATTTGGCGGAAATCAAAATACTCTATACGAATGGAAACTGCTTTGCAAgggatttaaatgaaaatgaataaattagagtTGGAACGTAACACCGAAATCGATTATTCCGATTGATTTGAATCTCACTAATTGTTACATAACTGGCCTATTGCCATATGGTTGCAATACACTGCTGTCTGCAGTGATATACATACGGATCTGATCTATAAGTCATGATttgtgagagggtgtgtgtttTCAATCATCATTAAAACGACATGAGGGTACAATAAATTAATACGATTAcctgagaaaaatcaaaactaTGTTCACGGCACTGAAGTGGGGAATTAGCGTGTCGATATAATAAACGTAATTATGGATGTGTATAGAGAAGAGAAAGTACTGaactataattattttcaacaaaGCATTCACTTACCACtccaaatataataatttatattacacCTGCTCTATGTATATGCAGGGTTGTCGGTCCATGTTTCCGCGCATTTAATTATCTGGCCTTAATAATATCTCCCCTTTCTCAGTTTAAGAGTACTCTAAAGACCCACCTTTTCAATTCCTactattatttgttatttagaTGCATAAATGTTTTCAGCTCTAGATATCAATTTAGCTCCTGAAATAGATTAGATTAAATGAgtttacactcttaaaaatgttgggcagcATACTGTCCgtacaacaattggttaaaactttatccaattctgggtagttttaaaccaataatgtgcgctttgggtgaaaactatacagtattggttgaaaactaccaagagttggataattttttaaccaattgttgtgtggaaagtttgttgcccaacattttacaatcttaaaaatgttgggcaacatattgTCCACACAACGATTGGTTaaaaaattatcttattttGGATAGTTtcaaaccaataatgtgtgctttgggttgTAGACTACACAGTGTTGGTTGAAagctacccagagttggatacatTTTTAACCagttgttgtgtggacagtatgatGCCCATCATTTAAGAGTGTATAAGAGAGTACTTTAACATACTTCATTGTAAAGCgcataaaaaataaactatGGCTTAATAATGTGACATTGTTATATAATATCTAGGGGACAAaagcgaaaaaaaaatacaaaaaattttCCCCGCACTTCGCATGCCAAAttataataaagaagaaaaatttgtgatttttgtatgtttaaaagtttaatggttttataCTGCTTTTCATTGCTTTTCGAAACATATTTTTGCAATGCGTATAATACACTTTTcaacttgtcaaaattatatgggggcaattcgccccccccccccgatcgaaGCCTCTGCATATTTATAGGGTTGGGCCTTTCTGCCCGACTAATACCATGAATACTGCGGATATAACTTGACAACCATGACAACCAAAGCCTCAAAGAAATTCGTTGGGAAAGGATGGAGGCTGTATATTGTGAACGCCATGACATCCCAGTGGCGAATCAAGGAGGGGGGTAGGGGATTTACATTTAACCCTCCCCTTGTGCTACtaataagtaaaacaaaaataataacatgcacgattaccaacatgaccaaaggtGCTTAGAGTGTCAAATTTTCAGGTcgtaaaatcaattttttttagctcgttattcgcgctcgcgtcaattaTTTAAATACATCTGTACATTGCTTTGAATTTCCTTTTTTAGGATTAAATCTAAGTATGGAAAAaagtcagctcgcgcttcgcgctcgcagatTAGACACCcatcctatttatgattgcaAAATATGGGTACATTTCCAGTTTTCAATCGGAATCTCAAAAATTTTCAGGTCGCtctttcgcgctcgcattattgattgaTGATATGTATATTCCgtcatgagtcactgcaaatAGTTATTAATCGAAATCTTTTCAGGTCTGTGTctgtatataattatttaagTTCACCTTCGAGCTCGCATGACTTTTTTTGTGAGATATGCATATTGTTCATGATAGCACacagtgcttagaatgtctataGGTTTCAGGTcggaaaatcaaaatttcagctcgcgctgcgcactcgcatcaataagttaggcctatatatatccATCctattcatggttacaaaattggcttaaaatgtccagttttttgttcgagaaattaaaaaatttcatctcgcgcttcacgctcgttttatttgattggtgagacATGTATTCTATTCAAGATTCACAAACGGGTACTTTGGcaggtcagtatattaaaaatctCAGCTAATATAGAATTAACGTGTTCATGTTTACGCAATTATTCCACCATGAAAAGCTTCACAAAAGCATGTAGTCTTATTACCATATCATTAATTTTATaagaaaattgataattcaTAGGTGGATTTTGTTTTGGGTAACTTATAAAGTTAATAACCAAACACTTGATAGTTCTGGATATAACCATGTATTAAATTGTTACTTGATTTGAAAAGTCGTTATCATGAACTGccttttatggtctcctttgcGTTAGGGGTTCAAAATAGCAcccaaaaaaatcagctcgccgCTTCGAGGCTCGCGGGGATGGTACTTCTTGTCTACCCCTCCCCCCATCCTTGgaaaggctggatccgcccctgcatccTACAAATTggttattcaaatttaaaaaaaagatgacatggccaaaaattgaatgaaagcaATTTCATATTCATACAAGTCAAAACAATTTATCAACTGCTATACATGCAAAATTTAACTTTAAATTTGGTAGGAAAATTACATTAGTTTTTGTGGAAACAAAAATCCTGTCAGCGCATTACAGTTTGCGCAGCAcattaaatttacatttttaaacctttcctgcaacttttttttagcttgttttctttatattctatGCAATGTGATGACCTATAgattatcaaaaaataaaaattaatcaaaaatagTTTTATTGTTTGTACGGTTCGGATTCTCCTATAAGAAGACGCTCAGTTATCCATGAAAGATTTTTGGGAATGTGTATGAACTCCTTCTGTATACTCGATAGAATTCAATATGAGTATTAATCCAAAACTCTGATCTAGATTGTAAATAGAGCCAACATAGGACTaggaaaatgtccacttttgcttggaattgcccACAGTCATGTAGGCTGTATTAGTCTTCGGAATATCGGGCTTTCTTTCTTATCCCAATACATATACATACCTACTACTATCACATcccaaattaattttaataattttgtcataataTACCCAATTTAAAAATACGACATTTTTCACCCATACATGACACATTAGAAATCGTTTTTTCTTTCAGCATTTAAACTCACACATCAAAATTACATTTAGATGCATTTTTATGTTCAAACAGTGCTCACTAtggtgaaaattattttcctcattcgcattgtacatgatatcGCTATTTTTTATGGCAgcgattttaaattttataataCAGTATTTGTGGCAGAGTAAATTGTATGATTTGTTAGAAAtaataacatgcattttatggtgCCCACTCTTGTAAAAAGTATAGTTTCACCTATTCCCATTGCACATGATACTGTTAGGGCCCATGGCGGCTATTTTGAATTtaaaagtacagcatttatcacctatatggcaaaagaaatgatatatctcgttggAAATCATGTTGCCAAACATTATATTCCACTCTTGCACCACAATTACAGGCATTTtgtagtcaagcaaagccaaatattgtcaaaattatttgtcccaaatcaatttttttataatatagtTAGGGACGTATGGCAGCCATTTGGAAAATcgaaatacagcatttatcaatACGTGACATAAGTAATGACGTATTTCGTTAGCAataatgttttcagacagtataCTTCACTCATAGATGAGAATTGCATACATTTTAGTGCTCGCTcttaaaaaaatttatttttggccattcatattgtacacaATAAAGTATGTTACAGGGTTCTATGGCAGCAATtctgaatatcaagaaaattattttcagatatATTTCGCTCCTGGGACACAATTACAGCCTTCTTAAAGACAATGTGTGTGCAGTTTTGTGATTtccatgggtaatttgcatattttggcggccatatcgGAATTTGCGAGAATTGTTCAAGGTAATAATGCGAGTCACTATGAGATTCCCGGCCAAAATCTCTGAATTCTCTCTCGTGTTTAACTCATAAATGTCACGAATGGTCTCCAATTCAACTCCTTTTCTCCTTGGCCAAAATCACTCGTTTTTATCTCGTTTGGGTAAAAGGGGGTAGTTGTAAATTCGTTGAAAACAAgatatattttagatttttgATACATCGTTGAGCCAATGGCGAAGGTCAGAGAACTTCAATTCCTCTCAAATTTTGACAACGGTCGTAAACCATTGCTGAATCACTAGAAACCATCTCGATTTAATGTCCTTTTTTACGAGCGGACGAAGGGCGCTCGCTCCCCAGATAGGTAATCGGATAGtctgtatattcatacattataTTGGATATGATAATGGCATCGACCAATATGACCAGCACTTTCTATTTTGCAAGTACATAGTTAATGAATTAACAATGAAATGAATCAATGTATCATAtactttaattcattttttccacCAACACCattgtttattgttttttttttctgaaattcaCACCAAGCTGGTCTGGACAAACAACTGTACGTAGACTACGAAGTCTGGCCCCGATATAAATAGAAGGTCATTGGGCTGGGTGAAGTATAGAAATTAGCTAATTATGATTTTTTCCCTTTATCATTTACGTAATTTCGACTAAAcatgtaaacaaataaataaagtaagaaATTTCATGTTAAAACAAACTTTGAACGAAGAAAATTGATGCCCGAGAAGTCGACTTTCTGCACATGGAACATAGCCTCATGTCAAGACTTTTGGTatcgatttattatttttttctttttgtggcAGCACCATAATAAGGCTATTTCTTTCTGCTGCCAATTCTGAGCTGTCTCCTCGTTTCACAAATCATTTCGATTTCTTGTGTATCTCTCGCATGAAGGAAATATAAAGCTTACCAACTAAAACTTTCAAATTAATTCCCGGCtacatcaaaataattatgGCACTATGGTGGTTGcagcaggtttttttttaaatgaacctcgcatgaattgaattaaatcagtggcgtaatgagcaaaaataAATGAGGGAGCTGTATAGCTTTTCGggtatatttatgaaaaagattttaacattttaaaacaattaCGATATTGTGATAAAatgttgacataatattcaaataatgaatttcacactttctcctttttctttcttaatcGTGATTTTCATTTCTTCTGGGGATATGGGGGGGGGTAAAGCGACACAAGGGGGGATATCTGTGCGCCACTGAATAGTTTTAGGTTAAGCTCCCCCACCAAACTTCGAGGAAAAGGGGCCCAACTGCCCAAGGCTCTTAAACACCATACGATTCCACCTATTATCATGTGGTACTGCCCGCGCATCCGCaatcattgaaaatattacgcaagttttgttttcaagaaaaaaacatgaatgataaaaattatttttaaaatcattattaaatAATTGATTAACTTATTTATTCCatcatttatctattttcatttacaatGCCAATGTTCAGGACTTAAATAGGCACACCGCACAGGCCTAACGAAAGAGCTGTTTTGATTAATGCAGAGACGCAAATAATGTGAAGATTACTTGACGTTTGTTTCGAGAACCTCTAGTCGTATGCTTATAGTATGCAAATACATTTCTTTCAGGAAGGATTTCCCTTAAATTAATACAATATTAAGTCTATAGGAAAACAGGTGTATTCTCAAGCATCTGCTCCGCTGGTCATGCATTCTATATTGGTACCTGGAATTGGTATACATTAAATTGTCATCGCCATGAGAGTCATGTACAGGCGCTGGCGCAAAAGCATATTAAAATTCCTCAGTTTTTTTCCATTGGGCAACGCGCTTCCCGCCACCACTTATGGCAGTCACACTCCGGGTGAAATTTTGAGCTACTGTATATCCTTGGTTTCGCCATGGACATATCCGTTGAGAATACAAGCGTGTACGTGAAAGAGggtggagaaagggagagaaagccTGATTGATTCAATCCATATATGTGCACGATGGTCCAACTCTTGGAGGGTGGCAATATATATTGATAGAGGAATTAAACTTCTGTTTATTCTCGTGTAGATCTAAACACTTCGATTTGTCCCATCATAGagctaatagctctatggtccaATATAATGAAACAGATACTAGTACCATGAAGCTATTAGAGAGCTTCATGCTAGTACCATGGAGCTATCAT from the Lytechinus pictus isolate F3 Inbred chromosome 1, Lp3.0, whole genome shotgun sequence genome contains:
- the LOC129256816 gene encoding uncharacterized protein LOC129256816 isoform X1 produces the protein MYHYAHSHAMAKGHTGQSNGAWDTNDVLFDPLTMSPSLSSKSHEFETTNPDFVIHTSSMNKRSWDLGRVARGGKGCRGLFTNMRQRQEEEDESHYLPEYNSGITRILSLMQIIMGVVIILIGIFAYVAKATIGPMIPAMDIGCGVVLYITGGVLGIFTKCRAKRMVAAFILLSSCSFVSSTVLGAIHALAGFRPHSICAYLHCGSSPDESSRQVMDSVIAILSFIEAVFALVSVIVGVHGFCKWRHGK
- the LOC129256816 gene encoding uncharacterized protein LOC129256816 isoform X2, coding for MAKGHTGQSNGAWDTNDVLFDPLTMSPSLSSKSHEFETTNPDFVIHTSSMNKRSWDLGRVARGGKGCRGLFTNMRQRQEEEDESHYLPEYNSGITRILSLMQIIMGVVIILIGIFAYVAKATIGPMIPAMDIGCGVVLYITGGVLGIFTKCRAKRMVAAFILLSSCSFVSSTVLGAIHALAGFRPHSICAYLHCGSSPDESSRQVMDSVIAILSFIEAVFALVSVIVGVHGFCKWRHGK